The proteins below are encoded in one region of Streptomyces cyanogenus:
- a CDS encoding PEP/pyruvate-binding domain-containing protein: MTGTLHEVGVPDAAGDRTVVGANLSLPLFRALSGVLAGHPYLKVVVDRVRDTWHLLDTRVHPFHVDYVATRVLGMTLDELDANLDAFNASVYMDPERRFLLGVLSLHTEEEAGGSERPFLVLETTEADTMPGPLLEEFYHYVRGRVDGRLPLLLKPANHGQEQELAAIGEARVPRILSHELFGNRMRTCLNPGEAEGRLRYFRTAVEYESAAADLGWQDIIAMPRLPDDVPRTAGFINTAPTTPLSHTNVLAAGWGIPNAIVRDLDAVVRRDGLDGAWVRYRVHEDAVTLERLPGAPALERPAWHRQRIRIETPLLQEAPILALHRLRRTDRDGYGTKAANLGELHHVLDSRTADLTRFYARPRPPRPDLLGHLAARLGESGASPERLRAAAAERVAETVRAPRGVALPFRLHHLFLTSSPALQQGIGRLKMALELDALDVVDSLSLHLQRLTCSTPMPGEVARAITTSVADLTADGRRLVVRSSSNAEDLPGFSAAGIYDSVTTVHGTDQLMDAVRQVWASLLSPRSVRLRHEAGIPLDDTYMGVIVQEYTPADLGGVLVTCDPTRPEDFRNVYLNCTPGSPERVVDGTVLPQQYLYNTVEGGGRTVDLGSSREDLPAATRASLAHLALAGRLLQSHFSETDCDEALDIEWLMTAEGTFHLVQVRPYAR; encoded by the coding sequence ATGACCGGCACACTGCACGAGGTTGGGGTGCCGGACGCCGCGGGCGACCGTACCGTCGTCGGCGCCAACCTGTCGCTGCCGCTGTTCCGCGCGCTGTCCGGGGTGCTGGCCGGACACCCGTACCTCAAGGTGGTCGTGGACCGTGTCCGGGACACCTGGCACCTGCTGGACACCCGGGTGCACCCCTTCCACGTCGACTACGTCGCGACCCGCGTCCTCGGTATGACGCTGGACGAACTCGACGCGAACCTGGACGCGTTCAACGCCTCGGTGTACATGGACCCCGAACGCCGTTTCCTGCTCGGGGTGTTGTCCCTGCACACCGAGGAGGAGGCCGGCGGCTCCGAGCGGCCGTTCCTCGTCCTGGAGACCACCGAGGCGGACACCATGCCCGGGCCGCTGCTGGAGGAGTTCTACCACTATGTGCGCGGACGGGTGGACGGTCGCCTGCCGCTGCTGCTGAAGCCGGCCAACCACGGCCAGGAACAGGAACTGGCCGCGATCGGCGAGGCACGGGTGCCGCGCATCCTCAGCCACGAGCTGTTCGGCAACCGGATGCGCACCTGCCTCAACCCGGGTGAGGCCGAGGGACGACTGCGCTACTTCCGCACCGCCGTCGAGTACGAGAGCGCCGCCGCGGACCTCGGCTGGCAGGACATCATCGCCATGCCCCGTCTGCCCGACGACGTGCCCCGCACCGCCGGGTTCATCAACACGGCTCCCACGACGCCGCTTTCACACACCAACGTGCTGGCCGCGGGCTGGGGCATTCCGAACGCGATCGTCCGCGATCTCGACGCCGTCGTACGGCGCGACGGTCTCGACGGCGCGTGGGTGCGCTACCGCGTGCACGAGGACGCCGTCACCCTGGAACGGCTGCCCGGCGCACCGGCTCTGGAACGGCCCGCCTGGCACCGGCAGCGCATCCGTATCGAGACACCGCTGCTGCAGGAGGCCCCGATCCTGGCGCTGCACCGGCTGCGGCGCACCGACCGGGACGGTTACGGCACCAAGGCGGCCAACCTCGGGGAGCTGCACCACGTCCTGGACAGCCGCACCGCGGACCTGACGAGGTTCTACGCGCGCCCGCGTCCGCCACGGCCCGATCTCCTCGGCCACCTGGCCGCCCGGCTGGGCGAGTCGGGGGCGTCGCCGGAGCGGCTGCGGGCCGCCGCGGCGGAGCGCGTGGCGGAGACGGTCCGCGCGCCCCGGGGAGTGGCCCTGCCGTTCCGGTTGCACCACCTGTTCCTCACCTCCTCCCCCGCGCTGCAACAGGGCATCGGCAGGCTGAAGATGGCGCTGGAACTCGACGCGCTGGACGTGGTCGACTCGCTGTCCCTGCACCTGCAGCGGCTGACGTGCAGCACGCCGATGCCCGGGGAGGTGGCGCGGGCGATCACCACCTCCGTGGCGGACCTCACGGCGGACGGGCGCCGTCTGGTGGTGCGCTCCTCGTCCAATGCCGAGGACCTGCCCGGCTTCTCCGCCGCCGGGATCTACGACTCGGTCACCACGGTGCACGGCACGGACCAGCTCATGGACGCGGTACGGCAGGTGTGGGCGTCGCTCCTGTCGCCGCGCAGCGTGCGCCTGCGGCACGAGGCCGGCATCCCCCTGGACGACACCTACATGGGAGTGATCGTCCAGGAGTACACGCCCGCCGACCTGGGGGGTGTCCTGGTGACCTGTGATCCGACCCGGCCCGAGGACTTCCGCAACGTGTACCTCAACTGCACCCCCGGCTCGCCCGAGCGGGTGGTCGACGGCACCGTCCTGCCGCAGCAGTACCTGTACAACACCGTCGAGGGCGGGGGCCGCACGGTCGACCTCGGTTCCTCGCGCGAGGACCTGCCCGCGGCGACACGGGCCTCGCTGGCCCATCTGGCCCTGGCAGGGCGCCTGTTGCAGTCCCACTTCAGCGAGACCGACTGCGACGAGGCCCTGGACATCGAGTGGCTGATGACCGCCGAGGGGACCTTCCACCTGGTCCAGGTCCGCCCCTACGCCCGGTGA
- a CDS encoding ATP-grasp domain-containing protein, whose translation MSKVLYVHAKGGPPAGHALRRVAARSAVHLLALSELPAGVAAEAARLCDSVVAHATAEEGDLVGLITARAREVGADAVVTFSEYAVVAVAEASRRLGLRGAGSTAALARDKRLMRAAWERQGLPQPRFRSVTTAAELERAAAELSFPLLLKAAWSAGSTAHQIIGTPGDLRAAWQRSRAVMAESALLGFAELHVPGAGEDFIVEEIVSGCAADWFGGSGWGDYVSVEGVVADGVFHPVCVSGRMPTVAPFTERAGITPAALGSAAQAGIVELARRAVDALGLENCGTHTEIKLGAQGRMWLIETAARFGGAMTVPQIEQVFGIDLAGMFTDQLLGRSPAWPARALTPDDADGAAGSLVVLAVNKDGSPWARRHLWDSATVVRSAPVSPGSTLSVVAESSLPDGSLVPVYDPAAGANTMAAVCLLSAGRPQTVVDDFTAMVDALPRILPTDVTEAVRA comes from the coding sequence GTGAGCAAGGTGCTGTACGTGCATGCCAAGGGCGGGCCGCCGGCGGGGCACGCCCTGCGGCGGGTGGCCGCGCGGTCCGCGGTGCACCTGCTGGCACTCAGCGAGCTGCCCGCCGGTGTGGCGGCGGAAGCCGCGCGGCTGTGCGACTCGGTCGTCGCCCACGCCACCGCGGAAGAAGGCGATCTCGTCGGGCTCATCACCGCCCGCGCCCGCGAGGTGGGCGCGGACGCGGTCGTCACCTTCTCGGAGTACGCGGTGGTGGCGGTCGCCGAGGCGTCCCGGCGGCTCGGGCTGCGCGGTGCCGGGTCCACCGCCGCGCTGGCCCGGGACAAGCGGCTGATGCGTGCGGCCTGGGAGCGCCAGGGCTTACCGCAGCCCAGGTTCCGCTCGGTCACCACCGCCGCGGAACTGGAGCGCGCGGCGGCCGAGTTGTCGTTCCCGCTGCTGTTGAAGGCCGCGTGGAGCGCCGGTTCCACCGCCCACCAGATCATCGGGACGCCCGGGGACCTGCGCGCCGCCTGGCAGCGGTCGCGCGCGGTGATGGCGGAGTCGGCGCTGCTCGGGTTCGCGGAGCTGCACGTGCCCGGGGCCGGTGAGGACTTCATCGTGGAGGAGATCGTCAGCGGGTGCGCCGCGGACTGGTTCGGCGGTTCCGGCTGGGGTGACTACGTCAGTGTCGAGGGCGTGGTGGCCGACGGCGTCTTCCACCCGGTCTGTGTGAGCGGGCGGATGCCCACCGTGGCGCCGTTCACCGAGCGCGCCGGCATCACCCCGGCGGCCCTCGGGAGCGCCGCGCAGGCCGGGATCGTGGAGCTGGCCCGGCGGGCCGTGGACGCCCTGGGTCTGGAGAACTGCGGTACGCACACGGAGATCAAGCTGGGCGCGCAGGGTCGCATGTGGCTGATCGAGACGGCCGCGCGGTTCGGCGGCGCGATGACGGTGCCGCAGATCGAGCAGGTCTTCGGGATCGACCTGGCCGGCATGTTCACCGATCAGCTGCTCGGCCGCTCTCCCGCCTGGCCCGCGCGAGCGCTGACACCGGACGACGCCGACGGCGCCGCCGGGTCCCTGGTGGTGCTCGCCGTGAACAAGGACGGCTCGCCGTGGGCCCGTCGCCATCTGTGGGACTCCGCGACGGTCGTCCGCTCGGCCCCGGTCAGCCCGGGCAGCACGCTGTCCGTCGTCGCCGAGAGCTCCCTGCCGGACGGCTCCCTCGTGCCGGTGTACGACCCGGCCGCCGGCGCCAACACCATGGCGGCGGTGTGTCTGCTGTCGGCCGGCCGGCCGCAGACCGTCGTGGACGACTTCACCGCCATGGTGGACGCCCTGCCACGGATCCTGCCCACGGACGTCACCGAGGCGGTGCGGGCATGA
- a CDS encoding MFS transporter, translated as MSLLRSSAPAPAPSPAARRIIRLNNGFQLLFNLLWWMPVFYAYQRDAGLSDGQIFGIQSIYYIAFCLFEIPTGIVADRIGARNCLRAGAVVMTAANLVPVLAPTYTGFLAHFLAIAAGRSLTSGAASAYLYEGLRAERADAHYLRAEGTARALGLAAKVVCWPLVGPLMTLAPQTPYVLSAASAAGSLGCALALPRLAARGTDNRPRSPARTGGGFLRDTGAALRALRSSPWLALLMVQGVAVFTLSRICQVNLFQPVLLEHGIGENAHGSVLAAMTVAEAVASARPQWLSRRLPPVVWVSLLSVALAAALAGTAVGGPWTVVALLCAFAALTGFVYPVQRKLVNDAVPAHAPRATLLSVESIVDRGVCALAAVAAGAYLAAGRLDALLWHSAAITCVLMPALHLALHRADRAGAPDGEGGTASGARGRNSASAGQPVSPADIASADRPVSLPADEGAAPR; from the coding sequence ATGTCGCTCCTGCGGTCCTCCGCCCCCGCGCCGGCGCCGTCCCCGGCCGCGCGCCGGATCATCCGCCTGAACAACGGCTTCCAGCTGCTGTTCAACCTGCTGTGGTGGATGCCCGTGTTCTACGCCTACCAGCGGGACGCGGGCCTGTCCGACGGCCAGATCTTCGGCATCCAGAGCATCTACTACATCGCCTTCTGCCTGTTCGAGATACCGACCGGGATCGTCGCCGACCGTATCGGCGCCCGCAACTGCCTGCGTGCGGGAGCGGTGGTCATGACGGCGGCGAATCTGGTGCCCGTGCTGGCACCGACGTACACCGGTTTCCTCGCGCACTTCCTCGCCATCGCGGCCGGACGGTCCCTGACGTCGGGCGCGGCCAGTGCCTATCTCTACGAGGGGCTGCGCGCGGAGCGGGCGGACGCCCACTACCTGAGGGCCGAGGGAACGGCACGTGCCCTCGGGCTCGCCGCCAAGGTCGTCTGCTGGCCGCTCGTGGGGCCGCTGATGACGCTGGCGCCGCAGACGCCGTACGTGCTGAGCGCGGCGAGCGCGGCCGGTTCCCTGGGCTGCGCGCTCGCCCTGCCGCGGCTCGCCGCGCGCGGGACGGACAACCGGCCGCGTTCCCCGGCGCGGACCGGCGGGGGCTTCCTGCGGGACACGGGTGCCGCGCTGCGTGCGCTGCGGTCCTCTCCGTGGCTGGCCCTGCTCATGGTCCAGGGCGTCGCCGTGTTCACGCTGTCGCGCATCTGCCAGGTCAACCTGTTCCAGCCGGTGCTCCTGGAGCACGGCATCGGGGAGAACGCACACGGCAGTGTGCTCGCGGCCATGACGGTCGCCGAGGCGGTGGCGTCGGCCCGCCCGCAGTGGCTGAGCCGCCGGCTGCCGCCTGTCGTCTGGGTGTCCCTGCTGAGCGTGGCGCTCGCCGCAGCCCTGGCGGGCACCGCCGTCGGCGGACCCTGGACCGTGGTCGCCCTGCTGTGCGCGTTCGCCGCGCTCACCGGGTTCGTCTATCCGGTGCAGCGCAAGCTCGTCAACGACGCAGTCCCGGCACACGCGCCCCGTGCCACGCTGCTGTCGGTGGAGAGCATCGTGGACCGTGGCGTGTGCGCGCTGGCCGCGGTGGCCGCCGGCGCGTATCTGGCGGCGGGCCGGCTGGACGCACTGCTGTGGCACAGTGCCGCGATCACCTGCGTCCTGATGCCGGCCCTCCACCTGGCGCTGCACCGGGCCGATCGGGCCGGCGCCCCGGACGGGGAGGGCGGCACGGCCTCCGGCGCCCGCGGACGGAACTCCGCCTCGGCGGGACAACCCGTCTCCCCGGCAGACATCGCCTCGGCGGACCGACCCGTCTCCCTGCCGGCCGACGAGGGCGCTGCGCCACGCTGA